The following nucleotide sequence is from archaeon BMS3Bbin15.
ATCTATAACTTTAGTTTTTGCCATATCAGCTATATAGCCATTGATATGCACACCAATGTCAAGTTTTACCATATCGCCTTCTGAGAAAACCGATTCGTCCCAGGCGGTTGGTGAATAGTGAGCAGCTATATCATCAATTGAGATATTAACAGGAAAGGCTGGTTTTCCACCCAGCTCATTTATTTTATTCTCAATATAATCAGCAACATTCAGTAACTTCTCCCCCTCTCTGATTTTTTCAAGCCCTTCCTGCATTACCTGCTTTCCTATATTTCCTGCTCTGATATAGCTATCATAAGCTTCTTCTTCCATACTACTACCTCAATAAAATTAGAATATCATTTAATATTAATCTTGCCTAAGAAAATAATCACTCCAGTCAATTTTGCCAGGAAGATAACTCTCACCCTTCCCAGAAATAATCTCAAGCTCTGCTTCTACAACCTCTTCGGGAGAAAGTTCAGAAGTGTCGATTTCATAAACCTTCTTATGCATTTCAAAGCTCTCTATAAGGCAGACATCAATAGCTTCGGCTTCAAGATTTTCTTTGATTTTCCTCCTGTTGAAGCCTTTGGCTTTCAGTCTCTCCTCAAGCACTTCTGGTCTTGCCCTTAGCACAATAACAATAGCATCTTCAAATGGAAGAAGGTGGGAGAGATGTCCCTCTATAACTGTATCCTTCAACTCTATTTTCTTTATCTTTTCATAGAGCTTTCCTATATCAATCTCGAGACTTTCCCTTTCTTCATCTCTTCCAATAACTATATTATCATCTATTAAATCAGAAATCCTCAGATTCTGAACGCCAAGGGCTTCAGCTACAAGCTGTGCAGTTGTGCTTTTCCCTGTCCCGGGGGTACCTGTAATCAATATTATCATTTTCTAAACTCTCATAAATCAAGCTTCTTTTTTTCAGAAGTTGCCTGGAGGTTATATAATGAGATAAGTCTATCTTTAGTATCAGCCTCCCTTGAAGATTTATCGTCCCTTATCCTGACAACTCTTGGAAATCTCAGAGCATAGCCGGATTTATAGTTAGGTGAACGCTGAATTTCCTGGTAGGCTACCTCAACAACAAGCATGGGTTTCAACGTTACTTTCTGGCCTTCTTCATATTCTATCAATGGCTTTAGGCTGGAGGTTAGCTCTTTAAGCTGTTCCTCGCTTAAACCTGTTGCAACCCTGCCAACTGGCAGAAATTCTCCTGTAATTTCATCTCTGACTCCAAGGAAATAGCTTCCAAGCCAGCCCGAGCGCTTGCCGGTTCCCCATGTAGCACCTATAACAACAAGGTCAAGAGTCTCCATCGTAGGCTTAATCTTATACATATAACCAACTCTTGCCCCCGGTATATAAGGTGCTTTCAGATTCTTTATCATAATTCCTTCATGTCCTTTATTAAGAGCGTGGTGATAGAACTTTTCGGCTTCATCAAAATCTGAAGTTATAATCTGTTCTGCAGTTCCGAACTTTCCTTTTACAGGCTTGATAACCTCCTCAATAACCTGTCTTCTTTCTCTAAAATTCATATCTATAGTTTCTTTTCCATTCACAAACATTACATCAAAAATATATGTTTCAAAAGGTATTTTTTCCAACATTCCTGCAATATTATGCTTCCTTCTGAAGCGCTTCAGTATTTCCTGAAAGGCTCTTGGTTTACCTGTAGCAGTGTCAATTGCAACGGTCTCTCCATCAATTATCACCTCATCAGCCTTTATAGCCTCCCGTGCCATTTTTACTATATCGGGTAGAGCCTCTGTTACATTCTCGAGTCTCCTTGAATATATCTTAATTTCGTCACCCTTCTTGTGAATCTGAACTCTTGCCCCATCATACTTTATCTCCATAGCAGCTTCTCCCAGTTCTTTAAGCACATGCTGAATATCAGGTGCTATTTGAGCTAGCATTGGTCTTATTGGAATAAACACTTTTATTCTTATTTTTTCCAGGGCATCTTTTCCGTTTTTTGCAGCTTTGGCCACAATTCCAATGTGATTTGCAAGCATGAAGGCTCTTTCCACAAGATTTACCTCAATATTGAAGGCTTTAGCTATGGCATTCCTCACAAGACCTTCTGCAACACCAATTCTAAGCTCTCCCAATACAATCCTCACGATATATTTTGCCTCTTTGGGTGAGGCATTGCTCAATAACTCTGCAAGATATTTAACCTTTTTATTCTGAGAGCCTGAGCCGTACGCTCTTGCAATCCTTTCAAAAGAGGTGTAAACCTGCTCCACAGTTAACTCTTTTTTAAAGAGTATGTGCTGCACCTTCTTCTTCAATATCTTCTCTGTAACATTACCTATGTCCCCCTCTTTTGCAAGCAAATTTTTTATCTCCGCTGGCTTTACACCCGTCACAAAACTTATTGTATCATAAAGAAGGCTGGGTCCAACTCCAAGTTCCAGCTCAGCCCATTCAGGAAAAACCTGTCCTGTTAGAAGCATTGACACTATTTTAAGAATATCTTCAGGAGTTTCCTTTAAAAACTCCGAAATAATATCTGTCTTTTCAAGCTTGCTGGAAGTAAATTCAAGTTTTTCATAAACATCAGCCAGCTTAGAATATTTCATAATAATCTGGGCAATGAGACCACCCATTTCACTGGGTGGAGGAATTGCCGTACCTCACACCTTTTAAAATTTGTATAAAAATAATAATTTTTAATCCAAACCAAACCAGCAGGTATTTCAATCTGCTCCCTGTTTCTCGCACTATCAGATAAACACAGTTTCTTATGCATATTTATGACAGGAACTCGCAAGTCCTGTCCACTCTTGCCAGAGTGTAAGTCCTCATCGGAGCTGTTATCAGCCAGTACTTTGCGAGGCACACTTAGAGTTTCCTCTCTGTTTAATACCTCACTTACAGAGCAGAGAACTTGAGGGGTATTCTCTGGTGTGTTCTTGAACTCTACCAATAACTGCTGCATATCCAATGCCTCCTAATCAACCAATTGCTCCTGCCCCTCACGGGACAAGCCCACGTGCTTTAAGCCGTGGGTGACTGACAAATATTGACTAATAAAGCTTTGCTACTTCTTCAGAAGAACAAGGTCTCTGCTTCCCGGCGATATGTCACTGCCAAGACGCACATCGATTTCATCACCTTCCTTCCATCCTGCAATCCTTATAATGTCCCTTGGTAATATAATAAAATATGCTCCCTTTGTAGTTTTCTGAAGTTTGATCATTCTAACACCACCTATACTCTTCCTTTCAATCTTTTTAATTCTTTTGTTAAACATATATGTTAACCCTCTCTACAATATAGTGAACAATAATGTTTAATATAGGTAATTATATATTATCCATGTCAGGTGAAGTAAGAAGTTTTTAAGCCAGTTCACCTCCAACCTTTCAGAAAGGGGTTTACATAGACCTCATCTATCTGAACCCCTTTCTGCATCTCCATTACCCCCGAGACATAGCATATCTATTTTTGTATATAATTGCTTTAGTCGAGAGCAAAATATTTAAAGTAAAAGCTTTATTCTATTCAATACTTTGTTAAGGAGTGGTAGCTCAGATTGGGAGAGCGCTCGACTGAAGATCGAGCGGTCGGGGGTTCAAATCCCCCCCACTCCACCTTTTAATAATAAGTGATTATCATGCACGATAAAGAAAAAGAATTTTATGAAGAGAAAGTAAGAGCTTTAACTCAGAAATATGAAAGTCTGGCTACCGAACTTGAGGAGGAATTAAAGAGACTTTCAGAGGAACTGGAGACTCTTCATCTTAATCTGGAGAGTAAAGATATTAAACTGAACAGTTTGAACAAAGAGAATGAACTGCTGAAGAATGAGCTTGATGAGAAGGAGAAAAGGATAACCGAAATTACCACTGAAAATACTCAATATAAAACTAAAATGGAATCTCTAAAGGAAGACTTGGAAGAAAAGAAGAAACAGCTCCTTGAAAAGGAAAGGGAGATTAAAAAACTTTCGAAAGAGGCTACAGCGCTTGATGTTGAGGTGAAAACTCTCACAAGGCATATAAAGGAGCTTAAGGAAGACATATCTTCAAAAGAGAAAAAGCTGGAAGAGAATGAGATGGAAATTCAAAATCTTAAAGATAGGACAAGTAAGCTTGAGATTGAAAATGAAAATCTGACCAAAGAAGTGAAAAATTATGAAAGTTTGCTTTGACTGGTAAACTTCCTGCCAGAAAACAAGAGTTACTTTTTTTGCAGTATAGCTCTTATAAAGCAATATCCTCCCACAGTTTTTCGTTGTATATGCAGCCAGGGTCTGAAGCCTTAAAATCGCCAAAGTAAGCATGTCCCCTTGCCCTGCATCCACCACATAGATAACGATATTTGCACTTCCCACAGCTTCCCTTGAGGTCATCCCTTACCCGCAGGGACTTTAGCACATCGCTGTTCCTCCATATCTCCTCCAGGTCTGCCTCTCTCAGGTTTCCGACAACGATTGGCATGAAGACGCAGGGCGTAACATCACCGTTGGGTTGAATAGCGCAGTATGTCCTACCTGCACCACAGCCGCCAATAAAATCAGCAGCCATGCGGAGCCTGCTATCAAATTCGCGACTTGCAAAATGGCCCATGGCCATTGGGCCATTCTCAGAACTCGAAACGCATATTCTGGCGAGTTGAGGAGCTGTTGTTACTAAATCAAATCCTCCTGCTAGAAGATCATATTCCCTGTGCAGCAGTTTCTCTCTCATTGACGGCGTAATATCTGTTTGAATTATCTCCTTTCCCCTGCCGGTAGGAATGAAATTGTATATCACGAGCTGGTCAACTTTCAATTTCTCCGCCAGTGCAACAATCTTATCGAAGTCATTGTAGTTATGCCTCGTTATTGTCGTTGCTATTGTAGTCATCAAATCACTCCCGACAGAGTTCTTTATTCCCCTGATGGTCTTATCCCAGGCACCGCTTACCCCACGGAAGGCATCATGTATTTGAGGAGTAGCTCCATCCAGGCTAACCTGTACGTGTTTAACACCATATTTCACCAGCTTTTCAACGCGTTTTTTTGTTAATAAAGTGCCATTGGTCGCCATAGAAACAAATATTCCTTCATCACTTGCTCGCTTTGCAACTTCGTAAATGTCTTCTCTAAGAAGGGGCTCTCCTCCTGACAATGCAAGAAAGACCACATCCTCATGGATTAGCTGGTCCACAACCCCTAGGCGCTCCTCAGTACTCAGCTCGTCTTTCAACGGTTCTCCTGCCTTCTGGTAGCAGTGCCTGCAGTGCAGGTTACAGGCATTTGTATAGTTCCACACTACCAGAAAGGGTGCACTGAATTTCTGAGGCATAGTAACACCATACTCACCTATGCTCCTTATTGCATTAACAAGCCCACGCCTGTTAGTGGCATTCTGGAACCATTCTCTGAAGGGTTTCTCATCTACACCGAATAAACCGCGCCCCATTTTCAACACAAGAGTAATAGGCGCAATTCCTAACTTTTCACCGGTTGTAACTTCACCATTGAAATATCTCTGTAATTTTTTATTAAGAATTATATTGCCGGTGGAATCTTTTTTTGTATAGAATTTGAGCAGGGCACGGGAGAACCTATTGCCAAGGAATACTCTACCAGTCTTTACAATCCCCCTGGTATTCATCTCCTCACCCCATCTTTACACACTGCTCATAGAATCGTATTATCTCCTCTTTTTCCTCCCTGCTGAAGTTTCGCCTGTAGTTATCATCTTCCAGTCTTCTCCCGTTCTTTGCTTCCCACTCACTCTGAGGAATACTGTACTTTTCCTGTATTCTGTCCCGGTAAAGCCCGGGTATAACGTTAAAGGCACAGAATGGAATTATCCTGCCGTCAGGCGTTGCATAGTGTATGCTGCACTTGCGTACGCGCTCGACATCATAATTATATGTATCCTGAAAATGCATCATGCCTATAAAAAGTGAGTTCTCATGAAGATCAATGAATGCATTGTAACTTCTATGAATAAGGCTGCTCACGAAGGTTTTTCTGATACTGACGCCATCTGGACTATTGTGTACATATCCCCTGATATTCCCAATCAGCTTCACTGCAGAAATTACGCCGCTGGCTTTACCCACTACCCTACCAGCCTTCATTTTTCTGGTAATCATATGCAGGCTTTTAATCAAACCTTCCACATCCAGAAAATGCGTAATGGGCACGAACCTGCCATTTTCTTTGAACAGATAGGTCGCCATGCCGCAGGCAAAGTGAGTTGAAAGTCTATACTTCTTTTTGCCAGAGAGCATCTCCATAAGGTCAGTTATGGCACAGGCACTCGGAATAGGAAAAAAGTCATCAGG
It contains:
- the smc_2 gene encoding chromosome partition protein Smc; its protein translation is MHDKEKEFYEEKVRALTQKYESLATELEEELKRLSEELETLHLNLESKDIKLNSLNKENELLKNELDEKEKRITEITTENTQYKTKMESLKEDLEEKKKQLLEKEREIKKLSKEATALDVEVKTLTRHIKELKEDISSKEKKLEENEMEIQNLKDRTSKLEIENENLTKEVKNYESLL
- the albA_2 gene encoding antilisterial bacteriocin subtilosin biosynthesis protein AlbA, which translates into the protein MNTRGIVKTGRVFLGNRFSRALLKFYTKKDSTGNIILNKKLQRYFNGEVTTGEKLGIAPITLVLKMGRGLFGVDEKPFREWFQNATNRRGLVNAIRSIGEYGVTMPQKFSAPFLVVWNYTNACNLHCRHCYQKAGEPLKDELSTEERLGVVDQLIHEDVVFLALSGGEPLLREDIYEVAKRASDEGIFVSMATNGTLLTKKRVEKLVKYGVKHVQVSLDGATPQIHDAFRGVSGAWDKTIRGIKNSVGSDLMTTIATTITRHNYNDFDKIVALAEKLKVDQLVIYNFIPTGRGKEIIQTDITPSMREKLLHREYDLLAGGFDLVTTAPQLARICVSSSENGPMAMGHFASREFDSRLRMAADFIGGCGAGRTYCAIQPNGDVTPCVFMPIVVGNLREADLEEIWRNSDVLKSLRVRDDLKGSCGKCKYRYLCGGCRARGHAYFGDFKASDPGCIYNEKLWEDIAL
- a CDS encoding putative kinase, encoding MIILITGTPGTGKSTTAQLVAEALGVQNLRISDLIDDNIVIGRDEERESLEIDIGKLYEKIKKIELKDTVIEGHLSHLLPFEDAIVIVLRARPEVLEERLKAKGFNRRKIKENLEAEAIDVCLIESFEMHKKVYEIDTSELSPEEVVEAELEIISGKGESYLPGKIDWSDYFLRQD
- a CDS encoding putative DNA ligase-like protein/MT0965; the encoded protein is MGGLIAQIIMKYSKLADVYEKLEFTSSKLEKTDIISEFLKETPEDILKIVSMLLTGQVFPEWAELELGVGPSLLYDTISFVTGVKPAEIKNLLAKEGDIGNVTEKILKKKVQHILFKKELTVEQVYTSFERIARAYGSGSQNKKVKYLAELLSNASPKEAKYIVRIVLGELRIGVAEGLVRNAIAKAFNIEVNLVERAFMLANHIGIVAKAAKNGKDALEKIRIKVFIPIRPMLAQIAPDIQHVLKELGEAAMEIKYDGARVQIHKKGDEIKIYSRRLENVTEALPDIVKMAREAIKADEVIIDGETVAIDTATGKPRAFQEILKRFRRKHNIAGMLEKIPFETYIFDVMFVNGKETIDMNFRERRQVIEEVIKPVKGKFGTAEQIITSDFDEAEKFYHHALNKGHEGIMIKNLKAPYIPGARVGYMYKIKPTMETLDLVVIGATWGTGKRSGWLGSYFLGVRDEITGEFLPVGRVATGLSEEQLKELTSSLKPLIEYEEGQKVTLKPMLVVEVAYQEIQRSPNYKSGYALRFPRVVRIRDDKSSREADTKDRLISLYNLQATSEKKKLDL